A single window of Nocardioides kongjuensis DNA harbors:
- a CDS encoding PHA/PHB synthase family protein has product MSSSTTTRLADAAAPLDVLLVDAALGPVRRFLPDMSTARWAVSLARRPRTTARRLGALAGETAKVVVGTSDVTPRRGDRRFTDPAWTENPLLRRLVQVYLASGRTVDQLVADADLDPRDRKRVRFLVENVVEAMAPSNVPLVNPASAKAVIDTAGLSLVRGGTQLVKDLASSPRVPEMVDTSGFTLGENIAATPGSVVFRNEVLELIQYVPQCDEVHEVPVMIVPPTINKFYAIDLSPGRSLVEFSTQNNRQMFVISWRNPDTRHSAWNFDTYVGSILEALDAVEEITGSAQTVLAGICSGGILASITAAYLAGIGRQDRLAGIVLAVTVIDNHDAGTVGALSDPRMAALAKARSAQKGFLDGRSLAEVFAWLRPSDLIWNYWVNNYLLGKKPPAFDILFWNADTTRMSAGLHADFVDMAVENQLTRAGALTVLGQPIDLGKVTVDSYIVAGIADHITPWENCYRTTQLFGGSTRFILSTSGHIAALVNPPGNPKATFHTNDEHGPDAKAWLTGAETHQGSWWNDVAQWLDARCGELKPAPKEMGSTRLQPLAEAPGTYVFDK; this is encoded by the coding sequence ATGAGCTCCTCGACCACCACCCGCCTGGCCGACGCCGCCGCTCCGCTCGACGTACTCCTCGTCGACGCCGCCCTCGGCCCCGTGCGCCGCTTCCTGCCCGACATGTCCACCGCCCGGTGGGCCGTGTCCCTCGCCCGCCGCCCGCGGACGACCGCCCGGCGCCTCGGCGCCCTGGCCGGCGAGACCGCCAAGGTCGTCGTCGGTACGTCGGACGTCACCCCCAGGCGCGGCGACCGCCGCTTCACCGACCCGGCCTGGACCGAGAACCCGCTGCTGCGGCGCCTGGTGCAGGTGTACCTCGCCAGCGGTCGCACGGTCGACCAGCTCGTCGCGGACGCCGACCTCGACCCCCGCGACCGCAAGCGGGTGCGCTTCCTGGTCGAGAACGTCGTCGAGGCGATGGCGCCGAGCAACGTGCCGCTGGTCAACCCGGCCTCCGCCAAGGCCGTGATCGACACCGCCGGGCTGAGCCTGGTCCGCGGCGGCACCCAGCTGGTCAAGGACCTCGCCTCCTCGCCGCGGGTGCCCGAGATGGTCGACACCTCGGGCTTCACCCTCGGCGAGAACATCGCTGCCACGCCGGGCTCAGTCGTGTTCCGCAACGAGGTGCTGGAGCTGATCCAGTACGTGCCGCAGTGCGACGAGGTGCACGAGGTGCCGGTGATGATCGTCCCGCCGACGATCAACAAGTTCTACGCGATCGACCTGTCGCCGGGGCGCAGCCTGGTCGAGTTCAGCACGCAGAACAACCGCCAGATGTTCGTCATCTCGTGGCGCAACCCCGACACCCGGCACTCCGCGTGGAACTTCGACACGTACGTCGGCTCGATCCTCGAGGCCCTCGACGCGGTCGAGGAGATCACGGGCAGCGCGCAGACGGTGCTCGCCGGGATCTGCTCGGGCGGCATCCTCGCGAGCATCACCGCGGCGTACCTCGCCGGCATCGGCCGCCAGGACCGCCTCGCCGGCATCGTGCTCGCGGTGACCGTGATCGACAACCACGACGCCGGGACCGTCGGCGCCCTGAGCGACCCACGGATGGCCGCGCTGGCCAAGGCCCGCTCGGCCCAGAAGGGCTTCCTCGACGGCCGCTCCCTGGCCGAGGTGTTCGCCTGGCTGCGGCCCAGCGACCTGATCTGGAACTACTGGGTCAACAACTACCTGCTCGGCAAGAAGCCCCCCGCCTTCGACATCTTGTTCTGGAACGCCGACACCACCCGGATGTCCGCCGGCCTGCACGCCGACTTCGTCGACATGGCGGTCGAGAACCAGCTCACCCGCGCCGGCGCCCTGACCGTGCTGGGGCAGCCGATCGACCTCGGCAAGGTCACCGTCGACAGCTACATCGTCGCGGGCATCGCCGACCACATCACGCCGTGGGAGAACTGCTACCGGACCACCCAGCTGTTCGGCGGGAGCACGCGGTTCATCCTGTCCACCAGCGGCCACATCGCCGCGCTGGTGAACCCTCCGGGCAACCCGAAGGCGACCTTCCACACCAACGACGAGCACGGCCCGGACGCGAAGGCCTGGCTGACCGGCGCCGAGACCCACCAGGGCTCGTGGTGGAACGATGTCGCGCAGTGGCTCGACGCGCGCTGCGGCGAGCTCAAGCCCGCTCCCAAGGAGATGGGATCGACCCGGCTGCAGCCGCTGGCCGAGGCCCCCGGCACCTACGTCTTCGACAAGTGA
- the phaZ gene encoding poly(3-hydroxyalkanoate) depolymerase, whose translation MELRQLTVLGHEIRASVRPGTEPGPPLLLCNGIGASLDLLQPFVDALDPRIGVVRFDVPGVGGSPNPKLPYNFALLTVGVGAMMTQLGYDEYDVLGISWGGGLAQQIAFQQPRRCRRLVLVSTATGSIMVPAPPSVLRKMVTPQRYRDADYAVQVAAELYGGQMRDRPDDVRRLMHAHSRVGSRRGYLLQLLAGAGWSSLPGLPFVRQPTLILAGDDDPIIPLVNARIMERLIPRARLHVYADGHLGLVTSADTLAPLVADFLRPGGEAL comes from the coding sequence TTGGAGCTGCGCCAGCTCACCGTCCTCGGGCACGAGATCCGGGCCTCGGTCCGTCCCGGCACCGAGCCCGGCCCGCCCCTGCTGCTGTGCAACGGGATCGGGGCCAGCCTCGACCTGCTCCAGCCGTTCGTCGACGCCCTCGACCCGCGGATCGGGGTCGTCCGGTTCGACGTACCCGGTGTCGGCGGCTCCCCCAACCCGAAGCTGCCCTACAACTTCGCGCTGCTCACCGTCGGCGTCGGCGCGATGATGACGCAGCTCGGGTACGACGAGTACGACGTCCTCGGCATCTCCTGGGGCGGCGGGCTCGCCCAGCAGATCGCCTTCCAGCAGCCCCGCCGCTGCCGGCGCCTGGTCCTGGTCAGCACCGCCACGGGCTCGATCATGGTCCCCGCCCCGCCGAGCGTGCTGCGGAAGATGGTGACGCCCCAGCGCTACCGCGACGCCGACTACGCGGTCCAGGTCGCCGCCGAGCTCTACGGCGGTCAGATGCGCGACCGGCCCGACGACGTACGCCGCCTCATGCACGCCCACTCCCGGGTCGGCTCCCGGCGCGGCTACCTGCTCCAGCTGCTCGCCGGCGCCGGCTGGTCCAGCCTCCCCGGCCTGCCCTTCGTCCGGCAGCCCACGCTGATCCTCGCCGGCGACGACGACCCCATCATCCCGCTGGTCAACGCCCGGATCATGGAGCGGCTGATCCCCCGCGCCCGGCTGCACGTCTACGCCGACGGGCACCTCGGCCTGGTCACCAGCGCGGACACCCTCGCTCCGCTGGTCGCGGACTTCCTGCGGCCGGGCGGCGAGGCGCTGTAA
- a CDS encoding nitroreductase family protein, which yields MEFAEVVRRRRMTRAYTSTPVDPAVLERALDHATRAPSAGFSQGWGFVVLDTPPSVRGFWEAQADTSAPDRWLAGMMSAPVVVVPCSRRDAYLDRYAEADKRRAGLADHDADRWAMPYWHLDTAMAALLLLQSVTDAGLGACFFGLVPGRVDAVKEVLGLVDGDDGQAPHPIGAITIGHPAPRSTGAQGSASRRRRTPWQEVAHRGRWGAGWAGQDA from the coding sequence GTGGAGTTCGCCGAGGTGGTACGCCGACGCCGGATGACGCGCGCCTACACCTCCACCCCGGTCGACCCCGCCGTCCTCGAGCGGGCGCTCGACCACGCCACCCGCGCACCGAGCGCCGGCTTCTCCCAGGGGTGGGGCTTCGTCGTGCTCGACACCCCGCCGAGCGTGCGCGGGTTCTGGGAGGCGCAGGCCGACACGTCGGCACCCGACCGCTGGCTGGCCGGGATGATGAGTGCGCCCGTGGTCGTCGTGCCGTGCAGCCGACGCGACGCCTACCTCGACCGGTACGCCGAGGCGGACAAGCGTCGCGCCGGGCTGGCCGACCACGACGCCGACCGCTGGGCGATGCCGTACTGGCACCTCGACACCGCGATGGCCGCCCTGCTGCTGCTCCAGTCGGTCACCGACGCCGGCCTCGGCGCCTGCTTCTTCGGGCTGGTCCCCGGCCGGGTCGACGCCGTCAAGGAGGTCCTCGGACTGGTCGACGGCGACGACGGGCAGGCACCGCACCCGATCGGCGCGATCACGATCGGCCACCCGGCCCCACGCAGCACCGGTGCGCAGGGCTCGGCGAGCCGGCGGCGTCGTACGCCGTGGCAGGAGGTGGCCCACCGCGGCCGCTGGGGCGCCGGCTGGGCGGGGCAGGACGCCTGA
- a CDS encoding helix-turn-helix domain-containing protein: protein MSGPDVNAEVRKLSARLLPESEQLGAAMAQRIRDEIPVYDGGEVVTHEELVASCTLNARYILGNLAGDVSASETPSETGTTRAEQGVPYAMVLQAFRVGSRFIWEVLVDRADPEDRDRLLLAAADIWAVSDQLAADVTDAYRRALADRARRDGQMRAVLVGSLLDGDADATAYVGETAGMLDLGRATEYVVVSAESPTPGAEGLPDVERALRRANVRSAWRLDHDHQEGVVALRFGFGAEHLVEVLTGLAQARVGVSTVVGRLDDIQEARRQARVACAAVSPGAAVVGRFGADPLAVLLAASPDQARVLVDAVLAPVMALPEDDRAVVFATARAWLAAGGSTSTAARELHVHRNTVRYRIRRLEEITGRDLARPVDAAELYVALECVRILGLG, encoded by the coding sequence GTGAGTGGACCGGACGTGAACGCCGAGGTGCGCAAGCTCAGTGCGCGGCTGCTGCCGGAGTCCGAGCAGCTCGGCGCGGCGATGGCCCAGCGGATCCGCGACGAGATCCCGGTGTACGACGGCGGCGAGGTCGTGACCCACGAGGAGCTCGTCGCGTCGTGCACGCTCAACGCCCGCTACATCCTCGGCAACCTGGCCGGCGACGTCAGCGCGTCCGAGACCCCCAGTGAGACCGGAACCACCCGGGCCGAGCAGGGCGTCCCGTACGCGATGGTGCTGCAGGCCTTCCGGGTCGGCTCACGGTTCATCTGGGAGGTGCTCGTCGACCGGGCCGACCCCGAGGACCGCGACCGGCTGCTGCTCGCCGCCGCCGACATCTGGGCGGTCAGCGACCAGCTGGCGGCCGACGTCACCGACGCCTACCGCCGAGCCCTGGCCGACCGCGCCCGCCGCGACGGGCAGATGCGCGCGGTGCTGGTCGGCTCCCTGCTCGACGGTGACGCCGACGCCACGGCCTACGTCGGCGAGACGGCCGGCATGCTCGACCTGGGCCGCGCGACGGAGTACGTCGTGGTGTCGGCCGAGTCGCCGACGCCCGGCGCCGAGGGGCTGCCCGACGTCGAGCGGGCGCTGCGCCGCGCCAACGTGCGCTCGGCGTGGCGGCTCGACCACGACCACCAGGAGGGCGTGGTCGCCCTCCGGTTCGGGTTCGGCGCCGAGCACCTCGTCGAGGTGCTCACGGGCCTGGCCCAGGCCCGGGTCGGGGTCAGCACCGTCGTCGGCCGCCTCGACGACATCCAGGAGGCGCGGCGCCAGGCCCGGGTGGCCTGTGCCGCGGTCTCGCCCGGCGCTGCGGTCGTCGGCCGGTTCGGCGCCGACCCGCTCGCCGTACTGCTGGCCGCGAGCCCGGACCAGGCCCGGGTGCTCGTCGACGCCGTGCTCGCGCCGGTCATGGCGCTGCCCGAGGACGACCGGGCCGTGGTCTTCGCGACCGCCCGCGCCTGGCTCGCCGCCGGCGGCTCCACCTCGACGGCCGCCCGCGAGCTGCACGTGCACCGCAACACCGTGCGCTACCGGATCCGGCGGCTCGAGGAGATCACCGGCCGCGACCTCGCCCGACCCGTCGACGCCGCCGAGCTGTACGTCGCGCTGGAGTGCGTGCGCATCCTCGGGCTGGGGTGA
- a CDS encoding ABC transporter ATP-binding protein, with the protein MRPSPVVTHLTTADLRKREPVLPRIAHLLRPYRGKIGLVLVAVLAAAALQAMVPFLTRAVFDDALFPLDGSGPHLHLLAWLIAGMCAIPVVAALIGIVQMWLTSTVGNSAMADLRGDLFEHLQKMELAFFTATKTGAIQSRLANDVAGVRTVLTDTATTIVQNSVTVTAAFVSMIVLSWQLTLLTLFLMPLFVGLQFRVGRARQRLARRTQESLSEMTAITEEALSVSGILLAKVFNRAESEVERYREANRRQTRLQVEQAMTGRTFFAMVQTFFAITPALIYLVTGWIITGHVPVGADTITAGTLVAFTTLQSRLQMPLLQLMRVTLDVQTSMALFRRIFEYLDLEPAITERPGAIALDPDKLQGRVELRGVRFRYPEPRSLSGTVNRDRFGETGVRIEDDEERPTGSSWALDDVSLVVEPGQLAAIVGPSGSGKTTATYLVPRFYDVTEGAVLIDGYDVRDLTLSSLADAVGMVTQEPYLFHGTIRDNIAYARPDASSEEIVQAARDANIHDRIMGFPEGYETITGERGYRLSGGEKQRLAIARVLLKDPRILILDEATSALDNETERLVQEALERATRSRTTIAIAHRLSTIRSADVIFGLEDGHLVEQGTHDDLLLAGGLYKRLYDEQFSRTPAGTPWCDPRRADVPL; encoded by the coding sequence ATGCGGCCCAGCCCGGTGGTGACCCACCTGACCACGGCGGACCTGCGCAAGCGCGAGCCGGTACTGCCCCGGATCGCCCACCTGCTGCGGCCCTACCGCGGCAAGATCGGGCTCGTCCTGGTCGCGGTGCTCGCCGCGGCGGCGCTGCAGGCGATGGTGCCCTTCCTGACCAGGGCGGTGTTCGACGACGCGCTCTTCCCGCTCGACGGCAGCGGCCCGCACCTGCACCTGCTGGCCTGGCTGATCGCCGGCATGTGCGCGATCCCGGTGGTGGCGGCGCTGATCGGCATCGTGCAGATGTGGCTGACCTCGACGGTCGGGAACTCCGCGATGGCCGACCTGCGCGGCGACCTCTTCGAGCACCTGCAGAAGATGGAGCTGGCGTTCTTCACCGCCACCAAGACCGGCGCGATCCAGTCCCGGCTGGCCAACGACGTCGCCGGTGTCCGCACGGTGCTGACCGACACCGCGACCACGATCGTGCAGAACTCGGTCACCGTGACGGCGGCGTTCGTGTCGATGATCGTGCTGTCGTGGCAGCTGACCCTGCTCACCTTGTTCCTGATGCCGCTGTTCGTCGGCCTGCAGTTCCGGGTCGGGCGCGCGCGGCAGCGGCTGGCCCGTCGTACCCAGGAGTCCCTCTCCGAGATGACCGCCATCACCGAGGAGGCCCTGTCGGTGAGCGGCATCCTGCTCGCGAAGGTGTTCAACCGGGCCGAGTCGGAGGTCGAGCGCTACCGCGAGGCCAACCGCAGGCAGACCCGGCTGCAGGTCGAGCAGGCGATGACCGGGCGCACCTTCTTCGCGATGGTGCAGACCTTCTTCGCGATCACGCCCGCGCTGATCTACCTGGTCACCGGCTGGATCATCACCGGCCACGTCCCCGTCGGCGCCGACACGATCACCGCCGGCACCCTGGTCGCGTTCACGACGCTGCAGAGCCGGCTGCAGATGCCGCTGCTCCAGCTGATGCGCGTGACGCTCGACGTGCAGACCTCGATGGCGCTGTTCCGCCGGATCTTCGAGTACCTCGACCTCGAGCCCGCGATCACCGAACGTCCCGGCGCGATCGCCCTCGACCCCGACAAGCTGCAGGGTCGGGTCGAGCTGCGCGGCGTCCGCTTCCGCTACCCCGAGCCGCGCTCGCTGTCCGGCACCGTCAACCGCGACCGGTTCGGCGAGACAGGGGTGCGGATCGAGGACGACGAGGAGCGGCCGACCGGATCGAGCTGGGCCCTCGACGACGTGTCGCTGGTGGTCGAGCCCGGCCAGCTCGCCGCGATCGTGGGCCCGTCGGGCAGCGGCAAGACCACGGCGACGTACCTCGTCCCGCGGTTCTACGACGTCACCGAGGGCGCGGTCCTCATCGACGGGTACGACGTGCGCGACCTGACCCTGTCGTCGCTGGCCGACGCGGTCGGGATGGTCACCCAGGAGCCGTACCTCTTCCACGGCACGATCCGCGACAACATCGCCTATGCCCGGCCCGACGCGAGCTCGGAGGAGATCGTGCAGGCGGCCCGCGACGCCAACATCCACGACCGGATCATGGGCTTTCCCGAGGGCTACGAGACGATCACCGGCGAGCGCGGCTACCGCCTGTCCGGCGGCGAGAAGCAGCGGCTCGCGATCGCGCGGGTGCTGCTCAAGGACCCGAGGATCCTGATCCTCGACGAGGCCACCTCGGCCCTCGACAACGAGACCGAGCGGCTGGTCCAGGAGGCGCTCGAGCGCGCCACCCGGTCGCGCACCACGATCGCCATCGCCCACCGGCTCTCCACGATCCGCTCCGCCGACGTCATCTTCGGCCTCGAGGACGGCCACCTCGTCGAGCAGGGCACCCACGACGACCTGCTGCTGGCCGGCGGCCTCTACAAGCGGCTGTACGACGAGCAGTTCTCCCGCACCCCCGCCGGCACCCCCTGGTGCGACCCGCGGCGTGCGGACGTCCCGCTGTAG
- a CDS encoding DUF1918 domain-containing protein, producing the protein MHASVGDRLVVEAHTDSQRRREAEVLEVRGQDGGPPYLVRWEDGHESLAFPGPDAHVVPAQS; encoded by the coding sequence ATGCACGCGAGCGTGGGAGACCGCCTGGTCGTGGAGGCGCACACCGACTCGCAGCGCCGGCGCGAGGCGGAGGTGCTCGAGGTCCGCGGACAGGACGGTGGGCCGCCGTACCTCGTCCGTTGGGAGGACGGCCACGAGTCGCTGGCCTTCCCCGGCCCGGACGCGCACGTCGTACCTGCTCAGTCCTGA
- a CDS encoding DUF1992 domain-containing protein, which produces MDEQPEPTADPRAEKAAARARIEQQQTWVDPQRRQAMERGEFDDLPGAGKPIPDLGATHDPDWWVKRLVERERITVLPAALQLRKDEAELEAALDRLGSEREARAFVEDFNARVIRARYTPVDGPPLITMPRDVEETIAAWHERRAARRLAAPPRPEPEHRRRWWRRRR; this is translated from the coding sequence GTGGACGAGCAGCCGGAGCCGACCGCGGACCCCCGTGCGGAGAAGGCCGCTGCCCGCGCCCGGATCGAGCAGCAGCAGACCTGGGTCGACCCGCAGCGGCGCCAGGCGATGGAGCGCGGCGAGTTCGACGACCTCCCCGGCGCCGGGAAGCCGATCCCCGACCTCGGGGCCACCCACGACCCCGACTGGTGGGTCAAGCGCCTGGTGGAGCGCGAGCGGATCACCGTGCTCCCCGCCGCCCTCCAGCTCCGCAAGGACGAGGCCGAGCTCGAGGCAGCGCTGGACCGTCTCGGGTCGGAGCGCGAGGCGCGTGCGTTCGTCGAGGACTTCAACGCCCGCGTCATCCGCGCCCGCTACACACCGGTCGACGGGCCACCGCTGATCACCATGCCGCGCGACGTCGAGGAGACGATCGCCGCCTGGCACGAGCGCCGCGCAGCCCGCCGCCTCGCCGCACCCCCGCGCCCCGAGCCCGAGCACCGCCGCCGGTGGTGGCGGCGGCGGCGCTGA
- a CDS encoding AAA family ATPase has translation MAAHSSLTMVGRDTELAEAIAVLDDAVSAAETGTSRRAVLLSGDAGVGKTRLLRALRDHALDSGWQVLAGHCLDFGDSALPYLPFSEVLGRLDASHPELVEAVAAIHPALTRLQPGRRTRVVGDESSDEHSRGADRGDTFVAVHALLEAAATEAPVLLVVEDLHWADQSTRDMLGFLFTRAFARPVAIVASYRSDDLHRRHPLRRQVAEWTRLPQVGRLGLGPLPAEAVRALVGELAPAGLDERSVNRIVERAEGNAFFVEELVASGSCAEGDVPGDLADLLLVRLDRLSEEARHVVRVASVAGRRVTHDLLAATADVPVDQLDSGIRQAVEMNVLEVGGHLYAFRHALLGEAIYDDLLPGERVRLHARYVAALSSGAAGGTSAELARHARRANDLDRAVTASIEAGDEAMAVGGPDEAADHYQQALELLEDPERVARLEVDHAKLVVRAATALITGGNAVRAGQLVAARLAQLPPDAPAADRSRLLSTHAEVLSMTETELDPVAISAEALALAPEGESPLRAKALAAHARILGAYRRDQQDEAEALATEALALAERLAMPQLASDIVTTLSGLRVQTVAGSEQDALRRTLESAVDSAVRAGAFQAEIRGRWLLGRSYQDSGDWEQSARWFRSAMALGEQAGLVWAPFSIESRWQLTRISYLLGEWDDVLALVDVVDGLSGPPIPRGIIEPARLSVLAARGEDVLDRLLALRPLWEDEGGVAVYSSGAEIEFHGDRGDAAAAIAVYDHVVDVLGRIWGEYFGGRIRLAAGTLAAIARAMPRASAAERRGLVDRADRLLADGEAVLAAIRERSGPWGPEGRMWTDRLVAEHHRVQWLAGGEEARRDELLAAWEAALDSTVKVGNVPELLRVRAAYAQILRLLGDTARARDEADQARALADRLGAPLLVADLAAEPGAARGAATTSHSGGAALTARELEILGLVAEGRSNGEIGKQLFISTKTVSVHVSNILGKLGAAGRTEAAAIARRDGLLP, from the coding sequence GTGGCCGCACACAGCAGCCTGACCATGGTCGGGCGTGACACCGAGCTCGCCGAGGCGATCGCCGTGCTCGACGACGCCGTCAGCGCCGCCGAGACCGGGACGTCCCGGCGAGCGGTGCTGCTGTCCGGCGACGCCGGCGTCGGCAAGACCCGGCTGCTGCGGGCACTGCGCGACCACGCCCTCGACAGCGGCTGGCAGGTGCTGGCCGGGCACTGCCTCGACTTCGGCGACAGCGCGCTGCCCTACCTCCCCTTCAGCGAGGTGCTGGGCCGGCTCGACGCCAGCCACCCGGAGCTGGTCGAGGCGGTCGCCGCCATCCACCCGGCGCTGACCCGGCTCCAGCCGGGACGGCGCACGCGCGTGGTCGGCGACGAGTCGTCCGACGAGCACAGCCGCGGCGCCGACCGCGGCGACACCTTCGTGGCCGTGCACGCGCTGCTCGAGGCGGCGGCGACCGAGGCGCCGGTGCTGCTGGTGGTCGAGGACCTGCACTGGGCCGACCAGTCGACCCGCGACATGCTCGGGTTCCTGTTCACCCGGGCCTTCGCGCGGCCGGTGGCCATCGTGGCGTCGTACCGCTCCGACGACCTGCACCGCCGTCACCCGCTGCGCCGCCAGGTCGCCGAGTGGACCCGGCTGCCCCAGGTCGGGCGCCTGGGTCTCGGCCCGCTGCCGGCGGAGGCCGTGCGGGCGCTGGTGGGCGAGCTCGCGCCGGCCGGCCTCGACGAGCGCTCCGTCAACCGGATCGTCGAGCGCGCCGAGGGCAACGCCTTCTTCGTCGAGGAGCTCGTCGCCTCGGGGTCCTGCGCCGAGGGCGACGTGCCCGGCGACCTGGCCGACCTGCTGCTGGTCCGGCTCGACCGCCTCTCCGAGGAGGCCCGCCACGTCGTCCGCGTCGCCAGCGTCGCGGGGCGCCGGGTCACCCACGACCTGCTCGCCGCCACGGCCGACGTCCCCGTCGACCAGCTCGACTCCGGCATCCGTCAGGCCGTCGAGATGAACGTCCTCGAGGTGGGCGGACACCTCTACGCCTTCCGCCACGCGCTGCTCGGCGAGGCGATCTACGACGACCTGCTGCCCGGCGAGCGGGTCCGGCTGCACGCGCGCTACGTCGCCGCGCTGTCGAGCGGCGCCGCCGGCGGTACGTCGGCCGAGCTGGCCCGCCACGCCCGCCGGGCCAACGACCTCGACCGGGCCGTGACGGCGAGCATCGAGGCCGGCGACGAGGCGATGGCGGTGGGCGGCCCCGACGAGGCGGCCGACCACTACCAGCAGGCGCTCGAGCTGCTCGAGGACCCCGAGCGCGTCGCCCGGCTGGAGGTCGACCACGCCAAGCTGGTGGTCCGCGCCGCCACCGCCCTGATCACCGGCGGCAACGCCGTCCGCGCCGGCCAGCTGGTCGCCGCCCGGCTCGCGCAGCTGCCGCCCGACGCGCCCGCAGCCGACCGGTCCCGGCTGCTCAGCACCCACGCCGAGGTGCTCTCGATGACCGAGACCGAGCTCGACCCGGTCGCCATCTCCGCCGAGGCGCTCGCGCTGGCTCCCGAGGGCGAGAGCCCGCTGCGGGCCAAGGCGCTGGCCGCGCACGCCCGGATCCTCGGGGCCTACCGCCGCGACCAGCAGGACGAGGCCGAGGCGCTCGCGACCGAGGCCCTCGCGCTGGCCGAGCGGCTCGCGATGCCGCAGCTGGCCTCCGACATCGTCACCACGCTCAGCGGGCTGCGGGTGCAGACCGTCGCCGGGTCCGAGCAGGACGCGCTGCGCCGCACCCTCGAGTCGGCCGTCGACAGCGCCGTGCGGGCCGGTGCCTTCCAGGCCGAGATCCGGGGGCGCTGGCTGCTCGGCCGCTCCTACCAGGACTCCGGGGACTGGGAGCAGTCCGCGCGATGGTTCCGCTCCGCGATGGCGCTCGGCGAGCAGGCCGGCCTGGTCTGGGCACCCTTCAGCATCGAGTCGCGCTGGCAGCTGACCCGGATCAGCTACCTGCTCGGCGAGTGGGACGACGTGCTCGCGCTGGTCGACGTCGTCGACGGGCTCAGCGGCCCACCCATCCCGCGCGGCATCATCGAGCCCGCCCGGCTCTCGGTCCTCGCCGCCCGCGGCGAGGACGTCCTCGACCGGCTGCTCGCCCTGCGCCCGCTGTGGGAGGACGAGGGCGGCGTCGCGGTCTACAGCTCCGGCGCCGAGATCGAGTTCCACGGCGATCGTGGCGACGCGGCGGCGGCGATCGCGGTCTACGACCACGTGGTCGACGTCCTCGGGCGGATCTGGGGCGAGTACTTCGGCGGCCGGATCCGGCTCGCCGCCGGTACCCTCGCCGCGATCGCCCGGGCGATGCCGCGGGCCAGCGCCGCCGAGCGTCGTGGTCTGGTCGACCGGGCCGACCGGCTGCTCGCCGACGGTGAGGCGGTCCTCGCCGCGATCCGCGAGCGCAGCGGCCCCTGGGGGCCCGAAGGCCGGATGTGGACCGACCGCCTGGTCGCCGAGCACCACCGGGTGCAGTGGCTCGCCGGCGGTGAGGAGGCGCGCCGCGACGAGCTGCTCGCCGCCTGGGAGGCCGCGCTCGACTCGACCGTGAAGGTCGGCAACGTGCCCGAGCTGCTCCGCGTGCGGGCGGCGTACGCCCAGATCCTGCGACTCCTCGGCGACACCGCCCGGGCCCGCGACGAGGCCGACCAGGCGCGCGCCCTCGCCGACCGGCTGGGCGCCCCGCTCCTCGTCGCCGACCTGGCGGCCGAGCCCGGCGCGGCGCGGGGTGCCGCCACGACGAGCCACTCCGGCGGTGCCGCGCTGACCGCGCGGGAGCTGGAGATCCTCGGGCTCGTCGCCGAGGGGAGGTCCAACGGCGAGATCGGCAAGCAGCTGTTCATCAGCACCAAGACGGTGAGCGTCCACGTCTCCAACATCCTCGGCAAGCTCGGCGCGGCGGGGCGCACCGAGGCGGCGGCGATCGCCCGTCGCGACGGTCTCCTCCCGTAG